In the genome of Corynebacterium glucuronolyticum DSM 44120, the window GGGATGGCGGCCGGCGCGAACGCGCGCTTGGCCAGCTCGAGGACGAGGCAGGAATCCTTGCCTCCGGAGAAGAGGATCGCCGCGTTATCGGTCTGCCCTGCGACTTCGCGGAGGATGTAGATGGACTCGTTTTCTAGGTCTTTTAAGTGAGGTGAAAGCATTACTGGTGAAGCCCGCATTCTGTCTTGGAAAATCCTGCCCAGCGCCCAGCGCGGGGGTCTTCGCCCGGGCGCACCTTGCGGGTGCAGGGCGCGCAGCCGATGGAGGGGTAGCCCTGGTGGGTGAGGGGGTTTTCGATGAGGTTGTGTTCGTGGATGTAGCGCTCGGTATCGTCCAGCGTCCACGTGATGATCGGGGAGATTTTCAGCCGCCCGGTCTTGTCCAGGCTCACCGCCGGTGCGGTGGCGCGGGTGGGGCCGTCGGCGCGCCGCAGGCCTGTCACCCAGCCGGTGTACGGGCCGAGCGCGCGGTTGAGGGGGTCAACTTTGCGCAGGTCGCAGCAGGCGGTGGGGTTTGTGGCAAAGAGGTCCGTGCCCCATTCGGCATCCTGTTCGGCAACGGTTTGGCGGGGCACCGCGCGCACGAGTTTTTGGTTGGGGTAGCGTTTCTCGACGGCATCCGCCACCTCGAGGGTCTCCGGGAAGTGGTAGCCGGTATCGAGGAACAGGCCGTCGGCGTCCGGGAGGTAGCAGCTGGCTAGCTCACTGAGCACCGTATTTTCCATG includes:
- a CDS encoding phosphoadenylyl-sulfate reductase → MINLTGGSFVSIKRPAVTPTPPLDPDIAETNARLVEDYADSLYDASAETILTWAHEHAPGPLVVTLSMENTVLSELASCYLPDADGLFLDTGYHFPETLEVADAVEKRYPNQKLVRAVPRQTVAEQDAEWGTDLFATNPTACCDLRKVDPLNRALGPYTGWVTGLRRADGPTRATAPAVSLDKTGRLKISPIITWTLDDTERYIHEHNLIENPLTHQGYPSIGCAPCTRKVRPGEDPRAGRWAGFSKTECGLHQ